The Leishmania donovani BPK282A1 complete genome, chromosome 1 genome contains the following window.
GCTTCGTGAATGACTACAGCGTGGGCATGCATCCCAAGATTTTGGATCTGATGGTACGCGACAACATGACGCAGCACGCGGGCTACGGGCTAGACAGCCActgcgcggaggcggcacgcATGATCGGCGAGCTGCTTGAGCAGCCGAGCGCGGATATCCATTTTATTTCCGGCGGCACGCAGACGAACCTGATCGCCTGCAGTCTAGCGCTACGCCCGTGGGAAGCCGTCATCGCAACGCAGCTGGGCCACGTCAGCACGCACGAGACCGGCGCCATTGAGGCAACGGGGCACAAAGTCGTCACGGTGCCGTGCCCGGACGGCaagctgcgcgtcgccgacatagagagcgcgctgcacgagAATCGCTCAGAGCACATGGTGATACCCAAGCTCGTCTACATCTCCAACACAACGGAGGTAGGCACGCAGTACACGAAGCAGGAGTTGGAGGACATCTCCGCCTTCTGCAAGGAGCACGACCTGTACCTCTTCCTCGACGGTGCCCGCCTCGCCTCGGCCCTTAGCAGCCCTGTGAACGATCTGACGTTGGCAGACATCGCCCGCCTGACGGACATGTTCTACATTGGCGCCACGAAGGCCGGTGGCATGTTCGGCGAAGCGCTCGTCCTCTTGAATGATGCCCTAAAGCCGAACGCGCGCCACCTCAtcaagcagcgcggcgcccTCATGGCGAAGGGATGGCTGCTCGGCATCCAATTCGAGGTGCTCATGAAGGACAACCTCTTCTTAGAGCTCGGCGCCCACTCGAACAAGATGGCCGCCATCCTCAAGGCTGGGCTGGAGGCGTGCGGCATTCGACTTGCCTGGCCATCCGCGAGCAATCAGCTCTTCCCGATCCTGGAAAACACCATGATCGAAGAGCTGAGCAAAGACTTCGACATGTTCACCGTCGAGCCCTTGAAGGACAACACGTGCATCATGCGACTCTGCACGTCGTGggcgacggaggagaaggagtgCCACCGTTttgtggagctgctgaagcgcctCGTCGCGTCAACGGCCTAATCACGGAAAactctcttcttcttgcgcATAACAAAACGGCTCACAGCGCTCGGAAGCGATgcgccacccccccccccaccctcccctcccctccccgttATGTGCATCCCACCATCCATCCACctgacgcgcgcacacacacacttgctCAGGCACGGGTGCTGTTCGGGTATCTCGCTGATATCCTGTTTTTTCTCAAACGCAAACTAATCCCTCTGCCGCGTAGCGCGAAGTCATCCCATCACGCCAACGCCGACTCTACGCCAGCCCTCAATAACCCTTTCAcaggccccctccccccccccgggNNNNNNNNNNNNNNNNNNNNNNNNNNNNNNNNNNNNNNNNNNNNNNNNNNNNNNNNNNNNNNNNNNNNNNNNNNNNNNNNNNNNNNNNNNNNNNNNNNNaccctcccctcccctccccgttATGTGCATCCCACCATCCATCCACctgacgcgcgcacacacacacttgctCAGGCACGGGTGCTGTTCGGGTATCTCGCTGATATCCTGTTTTTTCTCAAACGCAAACTAATCCCTCTGCCGCGTAGCGCGAAGTCATCCCATCACGCCAACGCCGACTCTACGCCAGCCCTCAATAACCCTTTCAcaggccccctccccccccccgggtAGGCCAGTGTGAGGGGCCGGCCGCGATGCGCTCGAGCCGCGCTGACACGCTCTGCCCATCATATGGACGGTGCAAACCTGCGCTCACTGTCGCGGGTGGccccgacgcaacgccatgcACGACATGGCCGCTGACGTCCGTAGCCCTAACTCGCGCTCTGCCGGGGCACTCCCTGACGTCACAGATGCTCGGCCCTGGTCGCCACCACAGGTGGTTCCGGCATGGGCCGGGAcggcggagggaggagtggggggtgggtgggtgggtgggcgccCTGCAGCCTGAggtacccccccccacgcacgGAGGNNNNNNNNNNNNNNNNNNNNNNNNNNNNNNNNNNNNNNNNNNNNNNNNNNNNNNNNNNNNNNNNNNNNNNNNNNNNNNNNNNNNNNNNNNNNNNNNNNNGGAGGGAGGagtggggggtgggtgggtgggtgggcgccCTGCAGCCTGAggtacccccccccacgcacggaggtgtgggcgcgtgtgtgtgtgtgtgtgtgtctgtgcgccgccgccccgtcatcagcgaggaggcggcggctggagTCAGCAGCTAACCAAAGAATCAAGACGATCGACAGCCACGGCAAGTCAAGCGCCGACGAAGCCGTTGTTCTCTTCTCGCCTTCGGCCCTTTTcctacctccctccctcgtcgGTTCTGTCGCGGAAGGCGGCCCGAGGCGGAAGGGGGCCTTCCGCAGCACGCATGACCGCCGAGTCTCGTGATGATCCCTGCCCTCTTTCACATCCTGCCAGACGgctttgctctctctctctctctgtgccctcacggagggagggaggaggaggagggggggggccaCCACCTCAGCAGGCCACCAGCACGCACTGGTTCTCTGTCATCACACACCTCTCGCGCTAAGACAAGGTttgccgcctccctcccaccaccaccactaccacccCCACCTGGTGCTGGTCTCCCTgctacggcagcggcggctgcccgCTCGTTCATCCCGTCTCCCTTATCCTCCTGCCCCTTccgcccttcctcctctctacACGGATATTGCGGTTTGTCGCCTCTTGCGCTCGCCGAcccgcccccacccgccACCCTAACGGCAACAGAAACGCTCAGCAACAGCGAGAACAGGCAAGGAGCTCAAGCAGCACAGCAGTTTActgctcccctcccccaccccaccccaccccacacacacaaagacacagacacacatccACACCAGCTTCCGagctcgccatcgccgctgccgtccagCGCGGAATACGCCCCAAGCACACGTCTGAAGCAATacagcgagcgagagagataaagagagagagagagcggcggtgcgcgccgtgGGCAGGAGAGGATTAAAAATTACGCGCGCTCAGTCTATGGGCACCGCCTCGTAGATAACGGCGACACCCACAAACGTGCGCAGGTCTTCTCGTTACatcccccccctcccccgccacATCCCTCCAGCAGCCAACACAGACCGCCCATTGCTGCATAATAGTCGCATCTCGGTGTgaccctcccctccctcccaacCTTCCCTCATTCACCACCCACCAACCCTCCCCTGTACCCTCTACACGCATAAGCATTCAGCCAGGAAAATGGGCGGTTGTGTCGTGTCGCTGATGGAGTGCAAGGCCCGCAGCGACGAGGTGCCGTGGGAGTTCTCCGAGGACGTGAAGAGCTACGGCCCCTTGAGCGTGGCAGTCGCAGGCACGCAAACCCCCAACAGCTCCGCCGTGTACGTGAACGGCAAGCGGTCCACGCTGGCGGAACAGCAGGAGTGTGCGAAGAGGTTCTACTACGGCCCTAACCAGACGCAGCGTTTTGCGAGGCTATGCCAGGAGAACCTCGATGACGTGGCTCTGGCGTACCGCCGCATCGAGAAGATGGAAAAGGAGCAGGTGGCGGGCGCATCGCGGCCGATGGACGTCGCGTACTTCTCCGCGCAATGTGACCTCACGTACCGGGAGCTGTGGCACGCCGTGACCGGCTTCAGCCGCGGCCTCGCCGAGCTCGGGCTCGAGAAACGCGCCAACGTGACCATCTACGAGGAAACGCGCTGGGAGTGGCTGGCGTCTATCTACGGCATCTGGATGCAGGACAtggtcgccgccaccgtctaCGCCAACCTCGGCGAGGACGCTCTCTTCTACGCACTGCGCGAGACAGAGTGCGAGGCGATTCTGTGCAACGGCAAGAACGTGCCGAatctgctgcgcggcgtcggcagcggtgccttcCCTGCGTGCACGCTCATCTACTTGGACAATCTGCCGGCGGCAGGGTGCGCGGAGCTGCACGGGTGCCGCGTGTTGTCGTGGGAggacgtggtggcgctgggccacggcgcgggtgcgcaccacggcgccgcgccaccggaGGACAACGAATCAGTGGCACTGATCATGTACACGAGCGGCACGACCGGTGACCCGAAGGGCgtcatgcacacgcacggcagcatcgtcgccggTATCCTCACCATGGACGACTGGCTCTACAGCGTCATCAAGCACAGACCGGATGATGTCTACCTCTCCTACCTACCACTGGCGCACATCATGGAGTTCGGTGTGGTGAACATCCTCCTCGCCCGCCGCGCCCACGTCGCGTTCggcacgccgcgcacgcTGACGGACGCCACGGCGCGGCCGCACGGCGACTTTACCCAGTTCCGCCCAACGCTGCTCATCGGCGTGCCGCGCATCTTCGACACGCTCAAGAAGGCCGTCgaggcgaagctgccgccggtgggCACGCTCAAGCGACAGGTGTTCGACCACGCCTACCAGAGccggctggcggcgctgaaggagggCAAGGACACGCCGTACTGGAACGAGAAGGTGTTCAGTCTGCCACGCGCGGCTCTGGGAggtcgcgtgcgcgcctttctcagcggcggcggcccacTCTCCGAGTCCACGCAGGAGTTCGTGAACGTGGTTTTTGGGTGCATCGTCAACGGCTGGGGCCTCACGGAGACGGTGTGCATCGGTGCCATTCAACGGCTGGGTGACCTGACGCCGTCTGCCGTAGGCCAGGTGCTCTGTTCGGAGCAGCTGAAGCTGCTCGACATTGACGAGTACAAGCACACGGACACGCCCGAGCCGCGCGGCGAGATCTGCCTGCGCGGCCCGTTCCTTTTCAAGGGCTACTACAAGCAGCCGGAGCTGACGCGCGAGGTGCTGGACGAGGATGGCTGGTTCCACACCGGCGACGTTGGCAGCATCGACAGCGAAGGTCGCGTCTCCATAGTGGGGCGCGTcaaggcgctggcgaagaaCTGCCTGGGCGAGTACAtcgcgctggaggtgctcgAAGCCATCTACAGCAGCCACCCGCTGGTCCTGAACAactgtgtatgtgtgttggTGGACCCGTGCAAGAACTACATCTGCGCCCTCGTGCTCACAGACGAGGGCCGCGTGACGCGCTTCGCGAAGGCGAACAGGATCGAGGGCGAGTACCCGGCCCTACTAgagaagaaggagctgctggagaaaGCCGCCGCGTCGATGGCGGAGACGGcccgcgcggcgcggcgccgcgactTCGAGCTTGTGCGCCGTGTTTCCCTTATCGATGACGAGTGGTCGCCGGAGAAGGGTCAGCtaacggcggcgctgaagctaaggcgcggcgctgtcgctaAGCAGTATGAAAAACAAATCGCATGCTTGTTCGCGGAGTGATCGGGTGTTGGGTAggtaggtgtgtgtgtgtgtgtgtgtgtgtgtgtgtagagaCTGGGGGTCCGCAGCATGCACCCTCTTCGTTGCCTGCCCCCTTCCTgcctcccccacccacccacaccttcaacacatacacacacacacacatacatcaccaccaacaccaccctGATGACGTCATGAGCCACGACAAGGCCGTCGCATCACAGGTTCTAGTGCCCCCCCACATATGTTTTGAGGGCGCGAAGCCGTCTGCCCACCGCGTACGGCTGGCAGACTCGCCCGTGTGTCGGCGGACAGGTGTGGGCTGACGCAGTGACGAAGAGAGTTTGCGGGCATGAAGCCACGTGTGTACCAGCTCGCTTATTAGTCGAGCCGACGACTCGGCAGGGATGCATTCACGCCTCCTGCCTCATCCTGCCTTGGCTGTG
Protein-coding sequences here:
- a CDS encoding long chain fatty acid CoA ligase, putative; the protein is MGGCVVSLMECKARSDEVPWEFSEDVKSYGPLSVAVAGTQTPNSSAVYVNGKRSTLAEQQECAKRFYYGPNQTQRFARLCQENLDDVALAYRRIEKMEKEQVAGASRPMDVAYFSAQCDLTYRELWHAVTGFSRGLAELGLEKRANVTIYEETRWEWLASIYGIWMQDMVAATVYANLGEDALFYALRETECEAILCNGKNVPNLLRGVGSGAFPACTLIYLDNLPAAGCAELHGCRVLSWEDVVALGHGAGAHHGAAPPEDNESVALIMYTSGTTGDPKGVMHTHGSIVAGILTMDDWLYSVIKHRPDDVYLSYLPLAHIMEFGVVNILLARRAHVAFGTPRTLTDATARPHGDFTQFRPTLLIGVPRIFDTLKKAVEAKLPPVGTLKRQVFDHAYQSRLAALKEGKDTPYWNEKVFSLPRAALGGRVRAFLSGGGPLSESTQEFVNVVFGCIVNGWGLTETVCIGAIQRLGDLTPSAVGQVLCSEQLKLLDIDEYKHTDTPEPRGEICLRGPFLFKGYYKQPELTREVLDEDGWFHTGDVGSIDSEGRVSIVGRVKALAKNCLGEYIALEVLEAIYSSHPLVLNNCVCVLVDPCKNYICALVLTDEGRVTRFAKANRIEGEYPALLEKKELLEKAAASMAETARAARRRDFELVRRVSLIDDEWSPEKGQLTAALKLRRGAVAKQYEKQIACLFAE